Proteins encoded together in one Prunus dulcis chromosome 3, ALMONDv2, whole genome shotgun sequence window:
- the LOC117622133 gene encoding probable glutathione S-transferase parC — translation MLHTPRQSLCASMGKTRTTHRPYEHRKRHLQTIHIPINFHIYLILITHSKENNHIEETEALMAKMSDVILLDCWASPFCMRVKIALEEKGIKYENRAEDLFGGKSELLLTSNPIYGKVPVLLHNGKPLCESSIIVGYIDETWASPPLLPSCPYGRAQAKFWADFIDKKLFDAGGNIWKTKGEAQAVAVKDFIEILKQLEGGLGDKAYFGGDSFGFVDIIAIAIISWFNAFERFGNFKVEDHTPKFSAWIKRCLQRETVAKIIPDPEKVYEFVLLLKKMNGIE, via the exons ATGCTACATACTCCAAGACAAAGCCTTTGTGCAAGCATG GgcaaaacaagaacaacacaTAGGCCTTACGAACATCGAAAACGTCATCTCCAAACAATACACATTCCTATAAATTTCCACATCTACCTCATTTTGATAACACATTCTAAAGAGAACAATCATATAGAAGAGACCGAAGCACTTATGGCAAAGATGTCTGATGTTATTCTTTTGGACTGTTGGGCGAGTCCCTTCTGCATGAGGGTGAAGATTGCCCTGGAGGAAAAGGGCATCAAGTATGAAAACAGAGCTGAGGATCTCTTTGGAGGCAAGAGTGAACTGCTGCTCACGTCGAACCCAATTTACGGGAAGGTGCCGGTGCTGCTTCACAATGGAAAACCATTGTGTGAGTCGAGCATCATCGTTGGCTACATTGATGAGACCTGGGCTTCACCACCACTACTCCCATCTTGCCCTTATGGTCGGGCTCAAGCCAAGTTCTGGGCTGACTTCATTGACAAAAAG TTGTTCGACGCGGGCGGGAACATATGGAAAACCAAAGGAGAAGCACAAGCGGTGGCTGTAAAAGACTTCATAGAGATCTTAAAGCAGCTGGAGGGTGGTCTGGGAGACAAGGCTTACTTCGGTGGCGATAGCTTTGGTTTTGTGGACATCATAGCGATTGCTATAATCAGCTGGTTTAATGCATTCGAAAGGTTTGGCAACTTCAAGGTTGAAGACCACACCCCAAAGTTTTCAGCTTGGATTAAGAGGTGCTTGCAGAGAGAGACAGTAGCCAAAATCATTCCAGACCCAGAAAAGGTGTATGAATTTGTCCTCCTTCTCAAAAAGATGAACGGTATTGAATAG